From the Planctomycetota bacterium genome, the window CGGCGAGCGCCGGGGCGTACCGTTTGGCGAAAATTATCGAGGTCGGACCGTCACAGGCGCCGATAATCCCTATGGCGCAAGCCTCCGGCCTGCTGAAATCCCCTAACTCTAAAGCGAGTATAACGGTCAGGAAAATACCGAATTGTCCGGCCGCGCTCATGAAAAGAATCTTCGGATTGGTTAAAATAGGGCTGAAATCCGCCATTGCGCCGATTCCGATAAAAATAAGGCAGGGGAAAAGCTCCGTCATGATTCCGAAATCGTAAATAATCCTTAAAAGCCCGTCATGCTCCATCAAACCGGTCATCGGAAGGTTAACAAGAATGGCGCCGAAACCGATTGGAATCAAAAGAAGCGGCTCAAATCCGTGTTTTATCGCCAGGAAGATTAAACCCCCGCCGATAACAAGCATTATAACATTTGAAATGCCGAGGTTTTTAAACCCTTCCATTAAACCATTTAATCCCATTAATAATGTTTCTATCATAGTTTATTTGGTAAATATTTTATTCAGCAGGCTTGATAAAAACCCTAAACACCATAACGTAACGAGCGTTACGCCCATCCCGATTATCGCAAGGCTGAGGCCGAATTCTAAATCTGACATATTATCTAAATGTTTCCGGGAAGTAATCCATCAAAACGGAATCAATTGACATTTAATCTACGATTCTATTGTCACTAAGGTCTGCTCGGCTTCAATAGCCTGACCGACAGCCACTGAAATTTCTTTTACGGTTCCGGCAACCGGGGCCATAATTTCCATCTCGATTTTCATGGACTCAAATATAACCATGGGCTGGTCCTGATTAACCTTATCTCCCTGTTTAACATTAACCTTAATAACTTTCCCAACCATCGGGGCGGTTACTTTCGTTATTTTCCCTTCGCTCATTTTTATCCCCCTTCTTAGAATTTAGTCTCGCTTGAAAAGTTGAAATCGTTTATTTTCAGCGCCGGCACGACAAATCCGCCTCCAAAGAAAGCATTCTGGTATTTACTGTCGCGCGAAATCATTTCAACATTGGATAACGCCTTGACCACGCCTTCGGTAAAGCGCATATTCCTGATTCCTTTTGTAATCTGGCCATTCTCAATTAAAAATGTCCCGTTTCTGGTCATTCCGGTAAGGACCAATTGCATAGGTTCGACTAAATTCGTAT encodes:
- a CDS encoding OadG family protein, which gives rise to MSDLEFGLSLAIIGMGVTLVTLWCLGFLSSLLNKIFTK
- a CDS encoding biotin/lipoyl-binding protein, producing MSEGKITKVTAPMVGKVIKVNVKQGDKVNQDQPMVIFESMKIEMEIMAPVAGTVKEISVAVGQAIEAEQTLVTIES